In Phycodurus eques isolate BA_2022a chromosome 10, UOR_Pequ_1.1, whole genome shotgun sequence, a genomic segment contains:
- the bsnb gene encoding protein bassoon isoform X1 — protein sequence MGNEASMEGEGQAGQGGLCAVPAAAASASISAPPDSGQLIKPSNGAPAGGGGTGPGPGINRPPAADQGPKAGIHSSHGTGDRLASHDTPQSAPSYGEQGRGHVSRKNLHVDVGSSRTGRSPSVSPDRGSVPTSPYSVPQIAPMPSSKLCPVCKTADLTGTGDDMPSFNTCTLCRSMVCNQCGFNPNPHLTEVQEWLCLNCQMQRALGMDMTTPRSKSQQQINSPSHAAKPEPKPDASSQPAPQTQTTPQTRPGQTLPASGPSKQTGAAGPGQQPTKLPPGAVPLPGMAKAPSQPDLSRNSPAHQPHHPRQDQTRSAGSSPSRQPPPPEQTFGKLFGFGASLLNQASTLISETTQPQQPPPKQAPKPAGPHGPGPGAPKHSGPPSSQQGSRAPPQQQPALTNSSKPKACCPLCKMVLNIGNTTEQPNYNTCTQCHSKVCNMCGFNPTPHLVEKKEWLCLNCQTQRALSGSLGDIPGPATHSVASITPAAGSNQQPTQQKEGDQRSGPRPTGPQQQQKPLGPQVSGPASPMKQAEHSSQTTGLRQASPPTKGSTQSVPPGKGSSQSGFQTKGATQPSVQSKGQSQNKGPAQSKGPTQSGNQTKGQSQAKGQTPTKGSAQVKGPLSSAKVASTPKSAPNYSKISPTSTKTAPTQSKPTGTSQVRKQTPSQEKAKVSPKALKEDVKASPKKALSETVTSPKDSKIAEETQKSRHREDYIKSSTQSLSDTGYSSDGISSYQGEIIGQIHEDVVKLNERGVPISSEITKLETSMKPLLESDQKHRPHSLSVGQGRDVSLDDDAARDESDDELSCKLRHDYVEDSSESGLSPLPVRQKKSHKDLTDEEFMRRQIMEMSADEDELEEYEDQKAKKGHKTSGDLNKERRRIPHHSSSFEDAAKESEGVYKAEEDEDVVMAGGLRRFKTIELNNTNSYNRDMELSAEHDLREPELEMESLTGSPEERSKGEYSSTLPATTPSYTSGTSPTSVSSMEDDSDSSPSRRAKLEEAKQQRKARHRSHGPLLPTIEDSSEEDELREEEELLREQEQMRDLEQQRIRSTARKTKRDKEELRAQRRRERSKTPPSNLSPIEDASPTEELRQAAEMEELHRSSCSEYSPSMDSEAEGFEIIAGKLYKSGNEYNLPTFTSLYSPTEKTPSMSSADKTLKSAEEVYEEMMKKAQLLQKQGKNVMQQKHSLTDNSNLETGSALTPGSSPTQISAPMSFSTTGNDPRIPGIHAAQHLSKETQNRMVSQSAKIEGVVGGVTTTKIQVSHTATTRAGSQRPAQTSPDPATSSLTYKVFSLFKGPSPQASPTTSPVQSPTHTPTVRPTGSGGRQLPTLPGGASSTVASHGAQRSISPRLVRQQSSQDSPVMVKTPGSGAPNPAKPVTVNSSTSPLSSPTQVSYKTLYSSQHPSACSPTSPEMQLPQQSPKHSSQMAQIASSTQSRGSLSMENISLCKISNIPGTSMVMEQSHTHPTNIVDLRAPIKSAPIIMTEQGMDLTSLASDSRRYSLGAEQPSLRHTAVQPLIMNLNAQEQPHVSVSTPTTVSVTVAGSMFLSQPKQPVVYGDPLQNRVDLGQGVGLAVCLSQSKTPVSDPSIPKIDACLENLGIQQQQLQLQQQKLLQQQQLLEQQLQQHQQHSSFARYNLANQIPPLVKKKDLVVSQATSSQPVVTARVAPLASQSVCNPPHEIYGGVALELQNKPTVMNLSTGKPHVMMVQLDESKTSQAEAVTQLLKKDDPPPTPQILDLTGQIKPENQVACCDVVYNLPFAGSCAGSFNQKPAAVSPEKKTTSETAKPPPPPHPQHYNISQQQQSQATQAVTEEHKPYQTPIVPSGRIQPSMSDTNLPAMTDVGHYQRTIKGGMAVDLSNTNQTYDSGYLGMGAQYGSYTDLRHQGDIVGPTLPIRRYGSMSNINSDYGYGSKELTGPQDSNLAQFSATTAREIGQMCAALNTIDQFATRYGNNPELIPYGVGRGAHLGRLNLHQSLASIRASLMYGPDGRALSNGQTLTSLINARQASIRALYPAALRGGDGMIYSTINTPIASTLPITTQPGPVLHPMPRGIYRPYPTGVTAVPLASLTRLPQVSPRMPMATQGTCSYPPNQYSASATTSGTSQHETPMYLGKPSTAAPIIPPTQASAKQNASGPCMQTSTVQRTDETQHTSQMMSISQGQGHPPTVKPAQVQMQPQQLPAQTEPLSLIQTHPQAQSISRPQPSVLTHGIITPSVTAPTSNVSPPIDPQKGKEDEKLSQQQEHMLQLERERVELEKLRQLRLHEELERDRMELQRHREKEQLIVQREIQELQTIKQQVLQQQQAERETQLIMQREQLAQQRMQLEQIQSLQQQLQLQLEEQKRQKTAAVETAAAVAAAEAAAASAAAAATSAQGAIQGVVVGGGPPQSFLICDQSGRVIQQDGQTVKFWQDGQVVQAVVAARPIHSSVSEMSLRTTDKRAESKIMKKQNSMPRLRDSTEDDSVKIADSCVQTDDEDGEDRFINRRRRTRRIADSSVQTDEEDQADWDQQPVRRRRSRISKHSESSAEIKSDGSSRAISASIAIQTSNDSSCQTESDQLGRVSPAIHITMAESSKVDLLHYIAAPERTHKGESLACQTEPESQSQGVVAPQLSVPTTISPYSTSLHIVGANTSDPNSPKLQGVAKFERRKPDPLEIGYQQQPNESPRQPPKSPQVLYSPVSPLSPHRMLETTFASQEKLNKAHVTPQLKAFTAESTQRHQSLPRPIKSVQRSMSDPKPLSPTSEDPAKSRFSPYHQQAVPNSQQMASLQQQQQNAVMRKVKRTLPSPPPEETPLPIVTPAQMYSSPGMPQRVLPRPAQGVTKAGLLSELKAVEQESSKLRKQQAELEEEEKEIDAKLRYLELGITQRKETMVKERERRELAYLRCMGDARDYMSDSELNNLRMGTAAATFDANGLLTRPSTAPLSQFTNDLNTTSQYSSTSSYMSYPYTQNQPSTQQPGSSYHQIGFQPPQYPSSSAPQPGTFQPHPPPGPGYQNQGTYSSRMYSQPFYQTDLAMHQHSHQAFHPPSQPMPGQSLPYPSHSSYQPGLSYPTQADILTVHQRPRQTSLADLEQKLPTNYEVISNPAVSVATSAPDTTYGSAYSNAYGQYRPSEPGLTHSGESPTSAYVSDEHYTSNLEQNIPRNYVMIDDISELTKDNTTQPTDALGHPVGGRYRSENGPGHGSTYGRPEDEPVDAYGRPTGTMGYQSTADSRTSTTVGGGSCYYDDYKHTSRSNAGSHKVSPKNLAPAVVSSKRSKHRKQGMEQKISKFSPIEEARDAEADLASYTMTTSTGGSCTVVSRSKKQDEMAYGMKRNAYDQQKYYGTSREGLEEEDRVYGSGRSRSTGYGMDKISSRDASGHRSKSYERDAMERSQRSSRTGRPPIRNQNSEEESPISPVDKPVGIGRSSAVSNAHDVRNQYGSSHSLPDVQDHHKKDLPRSHVYKPDDPYLVDDMHCAVSDSEAYHLGQEETDWFEKPREARSERSRHQRGGSQSSTGRRTKHTYHDYDEPPEEYGHQDDNHQRHSSSASSRDQRYHGNSSGRHNSSRHASEDPRSSRSIRTHPKDTSGRSDGRGTSSAQRRGGPDSRSAQGSPRNSGDFSRDSAASHQHGTGGRSQRQPGERTRRQDPSAAGSKMQQQGHSGQQRSSGQSQSGRHPGSEALDGTQQAQQQQSVQQQQQQQQQPQQHNQPPPSSQPTTTAGTGPPQQQMPKPTHAHTQGRPPGGGSAAGQPATTAVKMDATPSATSTGMKPTMAVPTIPQTTKTTPPPLTGIGSKAAPVGIGSKAGGIGNAAAGQAPPAEGENVLTKILQGGAAEQAGKLGDALSGLGKKFTSFF from the exons GTGCAGGAGTGGCTATGCCTGAATTGTCAGATGCAGAGAGCATTGGGGATGGATATGACCACGCCACGTTCCAAGAGTCAACAACAGATAAACTCTCCTTCTCATGCTGCCAAACCAGAACCCAAACCTGATGCTTCTTCTCAGCCTGCCCCTCAGACACAGACAACCCCTCAGACTCGGCCAGGGCAGACACTTCCAGCATCTGGCCCTTCTAAACAGACTGGTGCAGCTGGCCCAGGTCAGCAACCAACAAAGTTGCCTCCAGGGGCAGTGCCTCTCCCTGGCATGGCCAAAGCCCCGTCCCAGCCCGATttgtcccgaaactcccctGCCCACCAACCTCACCACCCCCGCCAGGACCAGACGCGCAGCGCAGGCAGCTCTCCTTCACGACAGCCCCCACCTCCTGAGCAGACCTTTGGTAAATTATTTGGCTTTGGTGCCTCTCTCCTTAACCAAGCCAGTACACTTATATCTGAGACCACTCAACCCCAACAACCACCCCCAAAACAGGCCCCTAAACCAGCTGGACCTCATGGTCCAGGACCTGGGGCACCTAAACACTCAGGACCTCCATCTTCACAACAAGGGTCTCGAGCTCCACCTCAGCAGCAACCCGCTCTGACAAATTCCTCCAAACCCAAAGCTTGTTGTCCTCTTTGCAAGATGGTCCTCAACATAGGCAACACGACTGAACAACCCAACTATAACACTTGTACTCAGTGCCACTCCAAAGTGTGCAACATGTGCGGATTCAACCCCACTCCACACCTAGTCGAG aAAAAAGAATGGCTCTGCTTGAACTGCCAGACACAGAGGGCGCTGTCAGGAAGTTTGGGAGATATTCCGGGCCCAGCAACACATTCTGTGGCTTCCATTACACCAGCTGCAGGATCTAATCAGCAACCAACTCAGCAAAAAGAGGGTGATCAGCGGTCAGGGCCAAGGCCCACAGgtcctcagcagcaacagaaACCACTGGGTCCCCAAGTAAGTGGCCCTGCCTCTCCTATGAAACAGGCTGAGCATTCCTCTCAAACTACGGGGTTACGGCAAGCTTCCCCTCCAACCAAGGGTTCTACCCAGTCTGTTCCTCCAGGCAAGGGTTCCTCTCAATCAGGTTTTCAAACCAAGGGTGCCACACAACCCTCAGTCCAGAGTAAAGGACAGTCTCAAAATAAAGGCCCTGCTCAAAGTAAGGGTCCTACTCAGTCTGGTAACCAAACAAAAGGCCAGAGTCAGGCTAAAGGGCAGACTCCGACAAAGGGATCTGCTCAGGTTAAAGGTCCTTTGTCTAGTGCCAAAGTTGCGTCCACCCCTAAATCAGCACCCAATTATTCCAAGATCTCTCCTActtcaacaaaaacagcaccCACCCAGTCTAAACCCACAGGTACATCTCAGGTACGCAAACAGACGCCGAGCCAGGAGAAGGCAAAAGTCTCCCCTAAAGCTCTAAAGGAGGACGTCAAGGCCTCACCAAAGAAAGCCTTGTCAGAGACTGTCACTTCTCCAAAAGACTCGAAGATAGCAGAAGAAACGCAGAAGTCAAGACACCGAGAA GATTACATCAAATCAAGTACACAGAGTTTAAGTGACACTGGATACTCCTCAGATGGGATCTCTAGTTATCAAGGGGAGATTATTGGTCAGATTCATGAAGACGTGGTCAAGCTCAATGAGAGGGGTGTGCCCATTTCCTCTGAAATCACAAAGTTAGAGACATCAATGAAGCCTCTATTGGAGTCAGACCAGAAGCATAGGCCTCATTCACTGTCTGTTGGACAGGGACGGGACGTTAGTCTGGATGACGATGCAGCAAGAGATGAATCAGATGATGAGCTCAGCTGTAAGCTTCGTCATGATTATGTGGAAGACAGCAGTGAAAGTGGTCTTTCGCCATTACCAGTCAGACAAAAGAAGTCACATAAAGATTTAACAGATGAAGAGTTTATGAGGAGGCAAATTATGGAGATGAGTGCTGATGAAGATGAGTTGGAGGAATACGAAGACCAGAAAGCTAAAAAAGGACATAAAACTAGTGGGGATTTGAACAAAGAGAGACGACGAATCCCTCACCATTCTAGTAGTTTTGAGGATGCAGCCAAAGAATCAGAAGGCGTGTATAAGgcagaagaagatgaagatgtTGTGATGGCTGGGGGTCTTCGCCGCTTTAAGACAATTGAGTTAAATAATACTAACAGTTATAACCGAGACATGGAACTCAGCGCTGAGCATGACCTACGAGAACCAGAACTAGAGATGGAGAGTCTGACGGGTTCTCCAGAGGAGCGGTCCAAAGGAGAATATTCATCCACTCTACCTGCTACCACTCCTAGTTACACTTCAGGAACATCACCCACATCAGTGTCTTCCATGGAGGATGACAGTGACAGCAGCCCCAGTCGAAGAGCAAAGCTAGAGGAAGCTAAACAACAAAGGAAAGCCAGACATCGCTCACATGGGCCATTGCTGCCCACAATTGAGGACTCATCTGAGGAGGATGAGctcagagaagaagaagagcttcTAAGAGAACAGGAACAGATGAGAGATCTTGAACAACAGAGGATTCGAAGTACTGCTCGAAAAACAAAGAGAGATAAGGAGGAACTACGAGCACAGAGACGCCGGGAAAGATCTAAAACTCCCCCCAGTAATCTCTCTCCCATTGAAGATGCATCACCAactgaggagctgagacagGCTGCAGAGATGGAAGAGCTCCACAGGTCATCATGTTCCGAATACTCACCCTCAATGGACTCTGAAGCCGAAGGCTTTGAGATAATAGCAGGAAAGCTCTACAAATCAGGGAATGAATATAACCTTCCAACTTTTACATCACTCTACTCTCCAACAGAGAAGACACCATCTATGTCTTCAGCTGATAAAACACTAAAAAGCGCAGAGGAAGTATATGAGGAGATGATGAAGAAAGCCCAGCTTCTTCAGAAACAAGGAAAAAATGTTATGCAGCAGAAACATTCTCTTACTGATAATTCAAACCTTGAAACAGGTTCTGCCTTAACCCCTGGTTCCAGCCCAACCCAGATTTCTGCACCTATGTCCTTCTCCACAACTGGAAATGACCCACGAATTCCAGGAATCCACGCAGCACAGCATCTTTCAAAAGAAACTCAAAATAGGATGGTGTCACAGAGTGCCAAAATTGAAGGTGTTGTTGGAGGAGTTACTACAACCAAAATTCAAGTCAGTCACACTGCTACAACTCGTGCAGGGTCCCAACGGCCAGCACAAACATCACCCGACCCTGCTACATCCTCGCTAACCTACAAAGTCTTTTCGCTTTTCAAAGGGCCCAGCCCACAAGCCTCACCCACCACTTCTCCTGTACAAAGCCCAACACATACACCCACCGTGCGTCCCACAGGAAGTGGTGGCAGGCAGTTGCCTACACTGCCTGGTGGGGCATCATCAACTGTAGCTTCCCATGGAGCCCAAAGGTCTATTTCACCACGTCTCGTACGGCAGCAGTCTTCTCAAGATTCACCAGTAATGGTAAAAACACCCGGGTCTGGAGCACCTAATCCTGCCAAGCCTGTAACTGTAAATTCATCCACTTCCCCTTTATCATCCCCAACACAGGTTAGCTATAAAACCCTGTATAGCTCCCAACATCCATCCGCATGTTCTCCAACATCACCAGAAATGCAATTGCCCCAGCAGTCCCCAAAACATTCTTCACAGATGGCTCAAATTGCCAGTAGCACACAGAGTCGTGGATCACTTTCTATGGAGAATATATCTCTTtgtaaaatttcaaatattCCAGGCACTTCAATGGTCATGGAGCAGAGCCACACTCATCCAACCAATATTGTGGATCTTAGAGCTCCAATTAAATCTGCCCCAATTATAATGACAGAACAAGGCATGGATCTAACATCGTTAGCCTCAGACTCAAGAAGGTACTCTTTGGGAGCAGAACAGCCATCTCTTAGGCACACAGCAGTGCAACCTCTAATCATGAACCTGAATGCACAAGAGCAACCACATGTATCTGTGTCAACACCAACAACAGTAAGTGTGACAGTTGCaggttcaatgtttttgtctcaaCCCAAACAACCAGTTGTCTATGGAGATCCTTTGCAAAACCGTGTAGATTTGGGGCAGGGAGTGGGATTAGCTGTGTGTTTATCCCAGAGTAAGACACCAGTTTCAGATCCATCTATTCCTAAAATTGACGCCTGCCTTGAGAACCTAGGTATACAACAGCAACAGCTGCagttacaacaacaaaagctcCTGCAACAGCAACAACTTCTTGAGCAGCAGCTCCAGCAGCATCAACAGCATTCTTCTTTTGCTCGTTACAATTTAGCTAATCAAATCCCTCCACTTGTAAAGAAAAAGGATCTTGTAGTTAGTCAGGCAACAAGTTCCCAGCCAGTGGTTACGGCAAGAGTAGCTCCATTGGCTTCCCAGTCTGTTTGTAATCCCCCCCATGAAATCTATGGTGGGGTTGCTCTCGAGCTACAAAATAAGCCAACAGTAATGAACCTCTCCACAGGCAAGCCACATGTTATGATGGTTCAGCTTGATGAGAGTAAAACATCACAGGCTGAAGCAGTGACTCAGTTACTAAAGAAAGACGATCCTCCTCCCACTCCTCAAATCTTGGATTTGACTGGGCAGATTAAACCAGAAAACCAAGTTGCTTGTTGCGATGTTGTATACAATTTGCCATTTGCTGGTTCCTGTGCAGGGTCATTCAATCAGAAGCCCGCAGCAGtatcaccagaaaaaaaaactacctctGAGACCGCAAAACCACCACCTCCTCCCCATCCTCAGCATTACAATATCAGTCAACAGCAACAATCTCAGGCTACACAGGCTGTAACAGAGGAACATAAACCATACCAAACACCTATAGTTCCGTCTGGAAGAATCCAGCCCTCCATGTCTGATACTAATCTGCCTGCTATGACTGATGTTGGTCACTACCAGAGGACTATTAAGGGTGGTATGGCAGTAGATCTTAGTAACACGAATCAGACTTATGATAGTGGGTATCTCGGCATGGGAGCTCAGTATGGCTCATACACAGACTTGCGTCACCAAGGAGACATTGTAGGCCCCACATTACCCATCCGGCGTTATGGCTCAATGTCAAATATCAATTCTGATTATGGCTATGGGTCAAAGGAGTTAACAGGACCACAGGACTCCAATCTAGCTCAATTCAGTGCAACGACTGCGAGAGAGATTGGTCAGATGTGCGCTGCTCTTAACACAATAGATCAGTTTGCAACACGGTATGGAAATAATCCTGAACTGATCCCTTATGGGGTGGGAAGAGGGGCACATTTAGGTAGGCTAAATCTCCATCAAAGTTTAGCATCAATAAGAGCAAGCCTGATGTATGGCCCAGATGGAAGAGCCTTATCAAATGGTCAAACCCTAACAAGCCTAATAAATGCAAGACAAGCAAGTATACGCGCCTTGTATCCTGCAGCTTTGAGAGGAGGTGATGGCATGATATATTCTACCATAAACACTCCTATAGCCTCTACCTTGCCAATTACTACCCAGCCAGGTCCTGTTCTGCACCCAATGCCTAGAGGCATTTACAGACCTTACCCTACAGGTGTAACCGCTGTACCATTAGCTAGTCTTACCAGGCTGCCTCAAGTGAGTCCCAGAATGCCAATGGCCACACAAGGAACATGTTCATATCCTCCAAACCAGTACTCTGCTTCAGCCACAACCTCTGGCACCTCACAACATGAAACTCCCATGTATCTTGGAAAGCCTTCAACTGCAGCTCCAATCATTCCACCAACTCAAGCCAgcgcaaaacaaaatgcatcagGACCTTGTATGCAAACCAGTACAGTTCAACGGACCGATGAGACTCAACATACCTCACAGATGATGTCCATCTCTCAAGGTCAAGGACACCCTCCAACTGTTAAGCCAGCACAAGTCCAGATGCAGCCACAGCAGCTACCTGCTCAAACAGAACCTTTATCATTAATCCAAACCCATCCTCAAGCGCAATCCATCAGTCGACCCCAACCCTCGGTTTTGACACATGGTATCATCACACCCAGTGTTACTGCCCCAACTTCAAATGTATCTCCTCCTATAGATCCTCAGAAAGGCAAGGAAGATGAGAAGCTTAGTCAGCAACAAGAGCACATGCTGCAGCTAGAGCGAGAGCGTGTTGAATTGGAAAAACTGAGGCAGCTGCGCCTTCATGAGGAGCTCGAACGAGATCGTATGGAGCTTCAACGACACAGAGAAAAAGAACAACTAATTGTTCAGCGTGAAATTCAAGAATTGCAGACCATCAAGCAACAGGTCCTACAACAACAGCAAGCAGAGCGTGAAACTCAGCTTATTATGCAAAGAGAGCAACTGGCCCAACAGAGAATGCAGCTTGAACAAATTCAGTCACTGCAGCAGCAACTCCAACTGCAGTTGGAGGAgcagaaaagacaaaagaccGCAGCAGTGGAGACAGCTGCAGCTGTTGCAGCAGCGGAAGCAGCCGCGGCATCGGCAGCTGCTGCAGCGACATCCGCCCAGGGTGCTATACAAGGGGTGGTGGTCGGAGGAGGGCCTCCTCAAAGCTTCCTTATTTGTGATCAGAGTGGAAGGGTTATTCAGCAAGATGGACAAACTGTTAAATTCTGGCAAGATGGACAAGTGGTCCAAGCTGTGGTGGCAGCTAGACCTATTCATAGTTCTGTGTCCGAAATgtctttgagaaccactgacaaACGGGCTGAGTCCAAGATTATGAAGAAGCAAAATTCTATGCCCCGTCTTAGAGACAGCACAGAGGATGATTCTGTGAAGATAGCAGACAGTTGCGTGCAAACAGATGACGAAGATGGAGAGGACCGCTTCATAAACCGCCGCAGAAGAACAAGACGCATTGCAGATTCCAGTGTTCAGACGGATGAAGAGGATCAGGCAGACTGGGACCAGCAGCCAGTAAGGCGCCGCCGCTCACGTATATCGAAGCACTCAGAATCCAGTGCTGAAATTAAATCAGACGGGTCATCGAGAGCGATATCTGCAAGTATAGCTATTCAAACCTCTAATGACTCCTCCTGCCAGACAGAATCTGACCAACTAGGTAGGGTTTCGCCAGCGATTCATATCACTATGGCAGAAAGCTCAAAGGTTGACCTGTTACATTATATAGCAGCCCCTGAGAGGACCCACAAGGGAGAAAGTCTAGCTTGTCAGACTGAACCAGAGTCACAGTCTCAAGGTGTGGTTGCTCCTCAACTCAGTGTCCCTACAACAATTAGTCCGTATTCTACAAGTCTGCACATAGTTGGTGCAAATACCTCAGACCCAAACTCCCCGAAACTTCAAGGAGTTGCTAAATTTGAGAGACGGAAACCCGACCCTCTGGAAATTGGTTATCAGCAGCAACCAAATGAATCTCCTCGCCAGCCCCCCAAGTCCCCTCAGGTTTTGTACTCCCCAGTGTCTCCATTGTCTCCTCATCGTATGTTGGAGACAACATTTGCCTCACAAGAAAAACTTAACAAAGCCCATGTGACACCCCAGCTAAAGGCCTTCACTGCTGAATCAACGCAACGCCACCAGTCTCTACCAAGACCCATAAAAAGTGTGCAGCGCTCCATGTCTGATCCAAAGCCTCTCAGCCCCACATCagaggaccctgccaagagcAGATTCTCTCCATATCATCAGCAAGCTGTGCCCAACAGTCAG CAGATGGCCTccctgcagcagcagcagcagaacgCTGTGATGAGGAAGGTAAAGAGGACTCTCCCCAGCCCCCCTCCAGAAGAGACTCCACTCCCCATAGTTACTCCAGCACAAATGTACAGTTCTCCTGGCATGCCTCAGAGGGTTTTGCCAAGACCTGCACAAGGAGTCACCAAGGCAGGCTTGCTGAGTGAACTCAAAGCTGTGGAACAAGAGTCGTCAAAGCTCCGTAAGCAGCAAGCCGAActggaggaagaagagaaagagattGATGCCAAATTACGTTACTTGGAACTAGGTATTACTCAACGTAAGGAGACCATGGTGAAGGAGCGGGAGAGGAGAGAGTTGGCTTACTTGCGCTGTATGGGTGATGCTCGGGACTACATGTCAGACAGCGAGCTCAATAACCTCAGGATGGGAACTGCAGCAGCAACCTTTGATGCTAATGGTTTGCTGACAAGGCCCAGCACTGCACCATTGAGTCAGTTTACTAATGATCTTAATACAACCTCCCAGTATTCCTCAACCTCCTCCTATATGTCTTATCCTTACACTCAAAATCAACCATCGACACAACAGCCGGGCTCCTCTTACCATCAGATTGGTTTCCAACCTCCTCAGTACCCTTCATCCTCTGCTCCCCAGCCAGGGACATTCCAGCCCCACCCCCCTCCAGGCCCTGGCTACCAGAACCAGGGAACCTATTCCTCCCGTATGTATAGCCAACCCTTTTACCAAACAGATCTTGCCATGCATCAGCATAGTCACCAGGCCTTCCATCCACCGAGTCAGCCTATGCCAGGCCAAAGCCTTCCTTATCCCAGCCACAGCTCCTACCAACCTGGACTGTCTTACCCGACCCAGGCAGATATACTCACAGTACACCAAAGACCAAGGCAAACCTCTTTGGCTGACCTTGAGCAGAAACTTCCGACCAACTATGAGGTCATCAGCAACCCAGCAGTCTCGGTGGCCACATCAGCTCCAGATACGACATATGGTTCTGCCTACAGCAATGCGTATGGACAATATCGCCCTTCTGAGCCTGGCCTTACTCACTCTGGTGAGAGCCCAACGTCTGCTTATGTTTCAGATGAACATTACACCTCTAACTTAGAGCAGAACATTCCAAGGAATTATGTCATGATTGATGACATCAGTGAGTTGACAAAAGACAACACTACTCAACCCACTGATGCCCTAGGTCATCCAGTAGGAGGGCGATATCGCAGCGAGAATGGTCCTGGACATGGAAGCACCTATGGTAGACCAGAAGATGAGCCAGTGGATGCATATGGAAGACCCACTGGCACAATGGGTTACCAGAGCACAGCGGACAGTCGCACTAGCACTACAGTTGGTGGAGGATCTTGTTATTATGATGACTACAAACACACATCACGAAGCAATGCCGGTAGCCACAAAGTCTCACCAAAAAATCTTGCTCCTGCCGTAGTCTCTTCCAAACGTAGTAAGCACAGAAAACAGGGAATGGAGCAGAAAATATCTAAATTTTCTCCTATTGAGGAAGCTCGAGATGCCGAGGCAGACCTGGCATCTTACACTATGACAACCTCAACAGGAGGCAGTTGTACTGTGGTGTCCAGGTCCAAGAAGCAGGATGAAATGGCTTATGGAATGAAGAGGAATGCATATGACCAGCAGAAGTATTATGGCACCAGTCGCGAGGGTCTCGAGGAAGAAGATCGTGTGTACGGCTCTGGTAGGTCCAGGTCTACCGGATATGGAATGGATAAGATATCCTCCCGGGATGCCTCAGGTCACAGAAGCAAATCCTATGAGAGGGATGCCATGGAGCGTTCTCAGAGAAGCAGTCGCACCGGGCGGCCACCCATACGCAATCAGAATTCAGAGGAAGAGAGTCCAATCAGTCCTGTCGATAAACCTGTAGGCATTGGACGGAGCTCTGCTGTGTCAAATGCCCATGATGTGAGGAACCAGTATGGGTCTAGTCATTCGCTTCCAGATGTGCAGGATCATCACAAGAAGGACCTTCCTAGGAGTCATGTGTACAAACCAGATGACCCTTACCTTGTAGACGACATGCACTGTGCGGTTTCTGACAGTGAAG CCTATCATTTGGGCCAAGAGGAGACTGATTGGTTTGAAAAGCCTCGGGAAGCCCGTTCAGAACGTTCAAGACATCAGAGAGGTGGAAGTCAGTCATCTACAGGTAGGCGCACAAAGCACACCTATCATGACTATGATGAGCCACCAGAGGAATACGGTCACCAGGATGACAACCATCAACGCCATTCCTCCTCGGCATCGTCACGGGACCAGCGCTATCATGGCAACAGCTCTGGGAGGCACAACTCTTCTCGACACGCCTCAGAAGATCCCAGGTCCTCCCGTTCTATCAGGACACACCCCAAAGACACATCAGGACGATCTGATGGCAGGGGCACTTCTTCTGCCCAGAGGAGGGGCGGCCCAGACTCCCGTTCTGCCCAAGGAAGCCCCCGGAACTCAGGAGACTTCTCCCGTGACTCGGCTGCCAGTCATCAACACGGCACTGGGGGGCGGAGCCAGAGACAACCAGGAGAGCGCACAAGAAGGCAGGATCCCTCGGCTGCAGGCTCAAAGATGCAGCAGCAGGGCCACTCTGGACAACAGCGGTCAAGTGGTCAAAGCCAGTCGGGGAGACATCCAGGCTCTGAAGCTCTTGATGGTACTCAACAAGCCCAGCAGCAGCAAAgtgtacaacaacaacagcaacagcaacagcagcCGCAGCAGCACAATCAACCCCCTCCTAGCAGCCAGCCAACAACTACTGCAGGAACTGGACCACCGCAGCAGCAGATGCCCAAAccaacacacgcacatacacaagGACGGCCACCAGGAGGAGGGTCTGCTGCTGGGCAGCCAGCAACTACAGCG